One window of the Hippoglossus hippoglossus isolate fHipHip1 chromosome 9, fHipHip1.pri, whole genome shotgun sequence genome contains the following:
- the disp3 gene encoding protein dispatched homolog 3 isoform X1: MDVEDDQPLFQTSWGGAEEEEDEGEGEAEDGEAQAAGRRCFSGDAEVCGVWRMVGWVYTQPWSSGVVLGVVVLLPCALFAYMLLYCPRLDIDLSYSAFEVHSHFSSERFDALAIAVKTQLGSWDRRRRDLDSSESEALRELLLQKLGRQAAFNRTDNEGMRSSSTQNDPSQAGNYQKRGEAVCRADRRVPDLVQWGKRKHKSSNDTTEEYEERSQDRKSTLPLIRKRRFAPNYYLQSQALSRIELVFVAQGEGDRNIFTPERLHTIHQVERLLMQHPQFHQFCWKPMEVLRDLPLGPSYCSPPSSLLSYFYPSERGGKIYYDGMGPDLADIQGSLSLAITHPQFYWYVDESLSPEHLSSALLRSEIHFGAPLPSYFSLQDRSDEQRTRFKNFVVQYADILAKQSTSQVKVLYGGTELFDNEVRHTFYNDMMLAVISGACITVLVFVLTSFSVFLTFFGLASIGLSCLMALFLYHVVFGVRYLGILNGVAAFVIIGIGVDDVFVFISTFRQASHLRQPQQRMIYTIKTAGRATFLTSFTTAAAYAANTFSQIPAVHDFGLFMALIVSCCWLWVSTLMPAALCIWSQCVEPHEHAWLNCWKLFSCLSASQSPLSDEDDDVALLSVELEPGSCDTDGDAAILSLSVETPLSPPGQQHVGVVSMNLQWALKHLVAEPAVERRKTVLGVFLLILLLSAGCCCLLRPATHAPLLFRPDTNLQTLLALRSNLSGQGISCPRCSGVFMEKPHSLYSHNSLSAFKFSTHQQTPSSTTSNAPRTSVKLSSGTNQTGSFLTVYISKLDLGTSATIYRFSLNTSTPSPWKLCSTEHDQVSSFQAYSQPHSNYTSRMTVCVSHVYHPYPSWMITSGSCEPRHGWMPEFSFYVAASLQQQHSRRLYFAQQRLRPHPSRVCVDPPGCRIGSGPDGPTQGVFYTPLSSGPSSAAKVKPSKTFGFNPCSGGVCGRPAVRPLVDTGAMVFVVFGILGVNRTERKDNHVIGDMGSIILDPDFDIFQEMGHLCKICKAVSANTQLVKPGGAQCLPSGNKLSSILPLLHPDCHSLPEPNLLPGQLSHGAVGMHGGKVRWLSMAFESTTYKGKSSFQTYSDFLQWENFIQEQLASLPQSSALQRGFQTCEHWKQIFMEIIGVESALWSLLLSLAICVAAVSVFTAHPLLLLPVLITILGVICLVVAIMYWLGWEMGAVEAISLSILVGSSVDYCLHLVEGYLLAGETMPSTPGPNSQLPTERQRRTLEAVNHVGVAIVSSAVTTVISTVPLFFCVIVPFAKFGQIVAINTAVSILFTLTVTVAMLASMAPARFSRPPSAVLKASLVVMAGAAVAAALCWVGGQLGALAWRSTGT; the protein is encoded by the exons ATGGATGTGGAAGATGACCAGCCGCTGTTTCAGACCAGCTGGGgaggggcggaggaggaggaggatgagggagagggagaggcagaggatgGAGAAGCACAGGCAGCAGGACGGAGGTGTTTCTCTGGGGATGCTGAGGTGTGTGGAGTGTGGAGGATGGTGGGATGGGTTTACACACAGCCATGGTCCAGTGGAGTGGTTTTAGGGGTCGTTGTCCTGCTGCCATGTGCCCTGTTTGCCTACATGCTCCTCTACTGCCCTCGTCTGGACATAGACCTCTCCTACAGTGCCTTCGAGGTTCACAGTCACTTCTCGTCCGAGCGCTTTGACGCCCTCGCCATCGCTGTGAAGACTCAGCTGGGGTCCTGGGACAGACGTAGGCGAGATTTAGATAGCAGTGAGTCTGAGGCTCTgcgggagctgctgctgcagaagctGGGCAGGCAGGCAGCATTCAACAGGACAGATAACGAGGGCATGAGGTCCTCCAGTACTCAAAATGACCCTTCACAAGCAGGAAATTaccagaagagaggagaagcagttTGTAGAGCTGATAGGAGAGTGCCTGATTTGGTTCAGTGGGGAAAGAGGAAGCACAAGAGCTCGAACGACACAACAGAGGAGTATGAGGAGAGGTCACAGGACAGAAAATCCACTTTGCCTCTCATTAGGAAGCGCAGGTTTGCTCCCAACTACTACTTGCAGAGTCAGGCCCTTTCGAGGATCGAGCTGGTGTTTGTAGCTCAAGGTGAGGGTGACCGCAATATCTTCACCCCAGAGCGTCTGCACACCATTCACCAAGTGGAGCGCCTGCTCATGCAGCACCCTCAGTTCCATCAGTTCTGCTGGAAGCCCATGGAGGTGCTGAGGGATCTGCCACTGGGGCCCTCCTACTGCTCCCCACCCAGCTCCCTCCTGTCTTACTTCTACCCCAGTGAGCGAGGAGGGAAGATATATTACGATGGCATGGGCCCAGACCTGGCTGATATTCAAG GTTCCCTGAGTCTGGCCATCACCCACCCACAGTTCTACTGGTACGTGGACGAGAGTCTGTCCCCTGAGCacctctcctccgctctcttACGCAGCGAGATCCACTTCGGAGCTCCTCTGCCATCCTACTTCTCCCTGCAGGACCGATCAGACGAGCAGAGGACGCGCTTCAAAAACTTTGTGGTTCAGTATGCAGACATCCTGGCCAAGCAATCCACCAG CCAGGTGAAGGTGCTGTATGGAGGCACAGAGCTGTTCGATAATGAGGTGAGACACACCTTCTACAACGACATGATGCTGGCTGTCATCAGTGGAGCCTGCATCACTGTGCTCGTCTTCGTCCTCACCTCCTTTTCTG TCTTTCTGACTTTCTTCGGGCTGGCCAGCATTGGACTGAGCTGCTTGATGGCTCTTTTCTTATACCATGTCGTCTTTGGTGTGAGGTACCTGGGCATTCTCAATGGAGTGGCAGCTTTTGTTATTATTGGGATTG GGGTGGATGATGTATTTGTGTTCATCAGCACCTTCAGACAAGCGTCTCATCTGCGTCAGCCGCAGCAGCGAATGATCTACACGATTAAAACAGCTGGCAGAGCCACGTTCCTCACCTCCttcaccaccgctgctgcataCGCTGCTAACACCTTCTCCCAG ATCCCAGCCGTGCATGACTTCGGTCTATTTATGGCCCTCattgtgagctgctgctggcttTGGGTGTCCACCCTCATGCCAGCCGCGCTGTGcatctggagtcagtgtgtggagcCCCACGAACACGCCTGGTTGAACTG CTGGAAGTTGTTTTCATGCCTGTCAGCGAGCCAGAGCCCTTTGTcggatgaggatgatgatgtgGCACTTCTGTcggtggagctggagccag GCTCCTGTGACACAGATGGCGATGCAGCCATTCTGTCCCTGTCAGTGGAGACACCTCTGTCCCCTCCAGGACAGCAGCATGTGGGTGTGGTGAGCATGAACCTCCAGTGGGCCCTGAAGCATTTAGTGGCAGAGCCAGCTGTGGAGCGACGAAAGACTGTTCTAG GTGTCTTTCTCCTGATTTTGCTGTTATCTGCCGGGTGCTGCTGTCTCCTGAGGCCGGCCACTCACGCCCCTCTGCTTTTCCGCCCGGACACAAACCTCCAGACTCTGCTGGCTCTGAGGAGCAACCTCAGCGGTCAAGGCATCTCCTGCCCCCGGTGCTCAG GTGTGTTCATGGAGAAGCCCCACTCTTTGTACAGCCACAATTCCTTATCAGCATTTAAGTTTTCTACGCATCAACAAACTCCGAGCTCGACAACCTCCAATGCTCCTCGGACCTCGGTGAAACTCAGTTCAGGCACCAACCAAACAG GCTCTTTCCTGACAGTGTATATATCAAAGCTGGACCTTGGAACCTCTGCAACCATTTATCGTTTCTCCCTTAACACCAGCACTCCCTCCCCATGGAAACTATGCAGCACAGAGCATGACCAGGTGTCATCATTTCAG GCTTATAGTCAGCCCCACAGCAATTACACCAGCAgaatgacagtgtgtgtttcccatGTGTACCACCCGTACCCCAGCTGGATGATCACATCTGGCTCATGCGAGCCCAGGCATGGCTGGATGCCAGAGTTTTCGTTTTATGTAGCTgcgtctctgcagcagcagcacagcag GAGGCTGTACTTTGCACAGCAGCGCCTGAGACCTCATCCCAGCCGAGTGTGTGTCGACCCTCCTGGCTGCCGCATCGGCTCCGGGCCTGATGGACCAACACAGGGAGTCTTTTATACTCCTCTTTCCAGTG GTCCCTCGTCTGCTGCCAAAGTGAAACCATCCAAAACATTTGGCTTTAACCCGTGCAGCGGTGGTGTGTGTGGCCGCCCAGCGGTGCGTCCTCTAGTCGACACCGGGGCCATGGTCTTTGTCGTGTTCGGGATCCTGGGAGTCAATCGAACTGAGCGCAAGGACAACCATGTTATTGGAGATATG GGCAGCATCATATTGGATCCAGACTTTGATATTTTCCAGGAGATGGGGCATCTCTGCAAAATCTGTAAAGCTGTCAGTGCAAACACGCAACTAGTGAAGCCAGGAGGAGCACAGTGTCTGCCTTCAG GCAACAAGCTGTCTTCTATTCTGCCACTGCTCCACCCTGACTGTCACTCTCTCCCTGAACCCAACCTGCTCCCGGGGCAGCTCTCCCACGGAGCGGTGGGAATGCATGGAGGAAAGGTCCGCTGGCTGTCCATGGCCTTCGAGTCT ACCACATACAAGGGGAAATCCTCCTTTCAGACCTACTCCGACTTCCTCCAGTGGGAGAACTTCATCCAGGAGCAACTCGCCAGCCTCCCGCAGTCATCTGCTCTGCAGCGAGGTTTCCAGACCTGTGAGCACTGGAAGCAGATCTTCATGGAAATCATAG GTGTGGAGAGCGCCCTCTGGAGTCTGCTTCTGTCTCTGGCCATTTGTGTGgcagctgtgtctgtgtttactgctcatcctctgttgctgctgcctgTTCTCATAACCATTCTAG GAGTGATCTGTCTAGTGGTGGCCATCATGTACTGGCTGGGCTGGGAGATGGGAGCAGTGGAGgccatctctctgtctatccTCGTGGGATCTTCAGTGGATTACTGTCTGCACCTGGTGGAGGGATACTTGCTGGCTGGGGAGACCATGCCCTCTACGCCCGGTCCTAACTCG cagCTGCCGACTGAGAGGCAGAGGCGGACCCTGGAGGCAGTGAACCATGTGGGCGTTGCCATAGTGTCCAGCGCCGTCACCACGGTGATCTCCACAGtccccctcttcttctgtgTCATTGTGCCTTTCGCCAAGTTCGGCCAGATAGTGGCCATCAACACCGCTGTCTCGATTCTGTTCACCCTGACTGTGACTGTGGCCATGTTGGCGAGCATGGCCCCCGCCCGCTTCAGCAGGCCCCCTAGCGCCGTGCTGAAGGCCTCCCTGGTTGTGATGGCGGGTGCGGCTGTGGCAGCGGCTCTGTGCTGGGTTGGAGGACAGCTGGGTGCGTTGGCCTGGCGATCAACCGGCACATAA
- the LOC117767702 gene encoding palmitoyltransferase ZDHHC23-like, translated as MPSTALVGTHQNLEISMIPALVLLPLLLRAAALHYLLGIIILTALPSLVLWYYYATHRKRRRTLFFLTLALFSLAYMYYLFITEILPRGDVSHLQLCTVTAGMILTIGSLIHTKRGPGFHTTSYHSQSEEVNKDSTHLNGSIQSAASSSSPPALTEKCCRCSVCKTMRPQRAGHCRTCGSCVKRLDHHCVWINSCVGQANHRSFLLTLLVFMLTSLYGISLVLCSICPRQYVMTALFYCPGVYSQSRYSTLYIINTCLCITSSVSSQQLHQKSTLKKLTKLI; from the exons ATGCCCTCCACCGCACTTGTAGGCACTCACC AAAACCTGGAGATCTCCATGATCCcggccctggtgctgctgcctctgctgctccgggCCGCAGCGCTGCACTACCTGCTGGGCATCATCATCCTGACAGCTCTGCCCAGCCTGGTCCTCTGGTACTACTACGCCACGCACCGCAAGAGGAGAcgcaccctcttcttcctcactctggcgctgttctctctggcctacatgtattacctcttcatcacagagattcTACCGCGTGGGGACGTCAGccatctgcagctgtgcactgtgACTGCTGGGATGATTCTCACCATCGGATCTCTCATTCACACCAAGAGAGGCCCAGGGTTTCACACCACCTCCTATCACAGCCAGAGTGAGGAGGTTAACAAGGACTCTACACATCTTAATGGATCCATCCAAtcagcggcctcctcctcctctcctcctgccctgacagaaaagtgttgcagatgctctgtgtgcaaaacaatgcGACCCCAGCGGGCCGGACACTGTCGAACCTGTGGATCCTGCGTCAAGCGTCTGGACCACCACTGTGTCTG GATAAACAGCTGTGTCGGACAGGCAAACCAccgcagtttcctgctgaccctcTTGGTGTTCATGCTGACCTCTCTGTATGGGATCAGTTTGGTGCTTTGCAGCATCTGTCCTCGGCAGTATGTCATGACGGCTCTCTTCTACTGCCCCGGTGTCTACAGCCAGTCCAGGTACAGCActctatatatcataaatacatgtttatgtatcacatcttctgtctcatcccaACAACTACATCAGAAGTCCACATTGAAAAAGCTCaccaaattaatttaa
- the disp3 gene encoding protein dispatched homolog 3 isoform X2: MDVEDDQPLFQTSWGGAEEEEDEGEGEAEDGEAQAAGRRCFSGDAEVCGVWRMVGWVYTQPWSSGVVLGVVVLLPCALFAYMLLYCPRLDIDLSYSAFEVHSHFSSERFDALAIAVKTQLGSWDRRRRDLDSSESEALRELLLQKLGRQAAFNRTDNEGMRSSSTQNDPSQAGNYQKRGEAVCRADRRVPDLVQWGKRKHKSSNDTTEEYEERSQDRKSTLPLIRKRRFAPNYYLQSQALSRIELVFVAQGEGDRNIFTPERLHTIHQVERLLMQHPQFHQFCWKPMEVLRDLPLGPSYCSPPSSLLSYFYPSERGGKIYYDGMGPDLADIQGSLSLAITHPQFYWYVDESLSPEHLSSALLRSEIHFGAPLPSYFSLQDRSDEQRTRFKNFVVQYADILAKQSTSQVKVLYGGTELFDNEVRHTFYNDMMLAVISGACITVLVFVLTSFSVFLTFFGLASIGLSCLMALFLYHVVFGVRYLGILNGVAAFVIIGIGVDDVFVFISTFRQASHLRQPQQRMIYTIKTAGRATFLTSFTTAAAYAANTFSQIPAVHDFGLFMALIVSCCWLWVSTLMPAALCIWSQCVEPHEHAWLNCWKLFSCLSASQSPLSDEDDDVALLSVELEPGSCDTDGDAAILSLSVETPLSPPGQQHVGVVSMNLQWALKHLVAEPAVERRKTVLGVFLLILLLSAGCCCLLRPATHAPLLFRPDTNLQTLLALRSNLSGQGISCPRCSGVFMEKPHSLYSHNSLSAFKFSTHQQTPSSTTSNAPRTSVKLSSGTNQTGSFLTVYISKLDLGTSATIYRFSLNTSTPSPWKLCSTEHDQVSSFQAYSQPHSNYTSRMTVCVSHVYHPYPSWMITSGSCEPRHGWMPEFSFYVAASLQQQHSRRLYFAQQRLRPHPSRVCVDPPGCRIGSGPDGPTQGVFYTPLSSGPSSAAKVKPSKTFGFNPCSGGVCGRPAVRPLVDTGAMVFVVFGILGVNRTERKDNHVIGDMGSIILDPDFDIFQEMGHLCKICKAVSANTQLVKPGGAQCLPSGNKLSSILPLLHPDCHSLPEPNLLPGQLSHGAVGMHGGKVRWLSMAFESTTYKGKSSFQTYSDFLQWENFIQEQLASLPQSSALQRGFQTCEHWKQIFMEIIGVESALWSLLLSLAICVAAVSVFTAHPLLLLPVLITILGVICLVVAIMYWLGWEMGAVEAISLSILVGSSVDYCLHLVEGYLLAGETMPSTPGPNSLPTERQRRTLEAVNHVGVAIVSSAVTTVISTVPLFFCVIVPFAKFGQIVAINTAVSILFTLTVTVAMLASMAPARFSRPPSAVLKASLVVMAGAAVAAALCWVGGQLGALAWRSTGT; encoded by the exons ATGGATGTGGAAGATGACCAGCCGCTGTTTCAGACCAGCTGGGgaggggcggaggaggaggaggatgagggagagggagaggcagaggatgGAGAAGCACAGGCAGCAGGACGGAGGTGTTTCTCTGGGGATGCTGAGGTGTGTGGAGTGTGGAGGATGGTGGGATGGGTTTACACACAGCCATGGTCCAGTGGAGTGGTTTTAGGGGTCGTTGTCCTGCTGCCATGTGCCCTGTTTGCCTACATGCTCCTCTACTGCCCTCGTCTGGACATAGACCTCTCCTACAGTGCCTTCGAGGTTCACAGTCACTTCTCGTCCGAGCGCTTTGACGCCCTCGCCATCGCTGTGAAGACTCAGCTGGGGTCCTGGGACAGACGTAGGCGAGATTTAGATAGCAGTGAGTCTGAGGCTCTgcgggagctgctgctgcagaagctGGGCAGGCAGGCAGCATTCAACAGGACAGATAACGAGGGCATGAGGTCCTCCAGTACTCAAAATGACCCTTCACAAGCAGGAAATTaccagaagagaggagaagcagttTGTAGAGCTGATAGGAGAGTGCCTGATTTGGTTCAGTGGGGAAAGAGGAAGCACAAGAGCTCGAACGACACAACAGAGGAGTATGAGGAGAGGTCACAGGACAGAAAATCCACTTTGCCTCTCATTAGGAAGCGCAGGTTTGCTCCCAACTACTACTTGCAGAGTCAGGCCCTTTCGAGGATCGAGCTGGTGTTTGTAGCTCAAGGTGAGGGTGACCGCAATATCTTCACCCCAGAGCGTCTGCACACCATTCACCAAGTGGAGCGCCTGCTCATGCAGCACCCTCAGTTCCATCAGTTCTGCTGGAAGCCCATGGAGGTGCTGAGGGATCTGCCACTGGGGCCCTCCTACTGCTCCCCACCCAGCTCCCTCCTGTCTTACTTCTACCCCAGTGAGCGAGGAGGGAAGATATATTACGATGGCATGGGCCCAGACCTGGCTGATATTCAAG GTTCCCTGAGTCTGGCCATCACCCACCCACAGTTCTACTGGTACGTGGACGAGAGTCTGTCCCCTGAGCacctctcctccgctctcttACGCAGCGAGATCCACTTCGGAGCTCCTCTGCCATCCTACTTCTCCCTGCAGGACCGATCAGACGAGCAGAGGACGCGCTTCAAAAACTTTGTGGTTCAGTATGCAGACATCCTGGCCAAGCAATCCACCAG CCAGGTGAAGGTGCTGTATGGAGGCACAGAGCTGTTCGATAATGAGGTGAGACACACCTTCTACAACGACATGATGCTGGCTGTCATCAGTGGAGCCTGCATCACTGTGCTCGTCTTCGTCCTCACCTCCTTTTCTG TCTTTCTGACTTTCTTCGGGCTGGCCAGCATTGGACTGAGCTGCTTGATGGCTCTTTTCTTATACCATGTCGTCTTTGGTGTGAGGTACCTGGGCATTCTCAATGGAGTGGCAGCTTTTGTTATTATTGGGATTG GGGTGGATGATGTATTTGTGTTCATCAGCACCTTCAGACAAGCGTCTCATCTGCGTCAGCCGCAGCAGCGAATGATCTACACGATTAAAACAGCTGGCAGAGCCACGTTCCTCACCTCCttcaccaccgctgctgcataCGCTGCTAACACCTTCTCCCAG ATCCCAGCCGTGCATGACTTCGGTCTATTTATGGCCCTCattgtgagctgctgctggcttTGGGTGTCCACCCTCATGCCAGCCGCGCTGTGcatctggagtcagtgtgtggagcCCCACGAACACGCCTGGTTGAACTG CTGGAAGTTGTTTTCATGCCTGTCAGCGAGCCAGAGCCCTTTGTcggatgaggatgatgatgtgGCACTTCTGTcggtggagctggagccag GCTCCTGTGACACAGATGGCGATGCAGCCATTCTGTCCCTGTCAGTGGAGACACCTCTGTCCCCTCCAGGACAGCAGCATGTGGGTGTGGTGAGCATGAACCTCCAGTGGGCCCTGAAGCATTTAGTGGCAGAGCCAGCTGTGGAGCGACGAAAGACTGTTCTAG GTGTCTTTCTCCTGATTTTGCTGTTATCTGCCGGGTGCTGCTGTCTCCTGAGGCCGGCCACTCACGCCCCTCTGCTTTTCCGCCCGGACACAAACCTCCAGACTCTGCTGGCTCTGAGGAGCAACCTCAGCGGTCAAGGCATCTCCTGCCCCCGGTGCTCAG GTGTGTTCATGGAGAAGCCCCACTCTTTGTACAGCCACAATTCCTTATCAGCATTTAAGTTTTCTACGCATCAACAAACTCCGAGCTCGACAACCTCCAATGCTCCTCGGACCTCGGTGAAACTCAGTTCAGGCACCAACCAAACAG GCTCTTTCCTGACAGTGTATATATCAAAGCTGGACCTTGGAACCTCTGCAACCATTTATCGTTTCTCCCTTAACACCAGCACTCCCTCCCCATGGAAACTATGCAGCACAGAGCATGACCAGGTGTCATCATTTCAG GCTTATAGTCAGCCCCACAGCAATTACACCAGCAgaatgacagtgtgtgtttcccatGTGTACCACCCGTACCCCAGCTGGATGATCACATCTGGCTCATGCGAGCCCAGGCATGGCTGGATGCCAGAGTTTTCGTTTTATGTAGCTgcgtctctgcagcagcagcacagcag GAGGCTGTACTTTGCACAGCAGCGCCTGAGACCTCATCCCAGCCGAGTGTGTGTCGACCCTCCTGGCTGCCGCATCGGCTCCGGGCCTGATGGACCAACACAGGGAGTCTTTTATACTCCTCTTTCCAGTG GTCCCTCGTCTGCTGCCAAAGTGAAACCATCCAAAACATTTGGCTTTAACCCGTGCAGCGGTGGTGTGTGTGGCCGCCCAGCGGTGCGTCCTCTAGTCGACACCGGGGCCATGGTCTTTGTCGTGTTCGGGATCCTGGGAGTCAATCGAACTGAGCGCAAGGACAACCATGTTATTGGAGATATG GGCAGCATCATATTGGATCCAGACTTTGATATTTTCCAGGAGATGGGGCATCTCTGCAAAATCTGTAAAGCTGTCAGTGCAAACACGCAACTAGTGAAGCCAGGAGGAGCACAGTGTCTGCCTTCAG GCAACAAGCTGTCTTCTATTCTGCCACTGCTCCACCCTGACTGTCACTCTCTCCCTGAACCCAACCTGCTCCCGGGGCAGCTCTCCCACGGAGCGGTGGGAATGCATGGAGGAAAGGTCCGCTGGCTGTCCATGGCCTTCGAGTCT ACCACATACAAGGGGAAATCCTCCTTTCAGACCTACTCCGACTTCCTCCAGTGGGAGAACTTCATCCAGGAGCAACTCGCCAGCCTCCCGCAGTCATCTGCTCTGCAGCGAGGTTTCCAGACCTGTGAGCACTGGAAGCAGATCTTCATGGAAATCATAG GTGTGGAGAGCGCCCTCTGGAGTCTGCTTCTGTCTCTGGCCATTTGTGTGgcagctgtgtctgtgtttactgctcatcctctgttgctgctgcctgTTCTCATAACCATTCTAG GAGTGATCTGTCTAGTGGTGGCCATCATGTACTGGCTGGGCTGGGAGATGGGAGCAGTGGAGgccatctctctgtctatccTCGTGGGATCTTCAGTGGATTACTGTCTGCACCTGGTGGAGGGATACTTGCTGGCTGGGGAGACCATGCCCTCTACGCCCGGTCCTAACTCG CTGCCGACTGAGAGGCAGAGGCGGACCCTGGAGGCAGTGAACCATGTGGGCGTTGCCATAGTGTCCAGCGCCGTCACCACGGTGATCTCCACAGtccccctcttcttctgtgTCATTGTGCCTTTCGCCAAGTTCGGCCAGATAGTGGCCATCAACACCGCTGTCTCGATTCTGTTCACCCTGACTGTGACTGTGGCCATGTTGGCGAGCATGGCCCCCGCCCGCTTCAGCAGGCCCCCTAGCGCCGTGCTGAAGGCCTCCCTGGTTGTGATGGCGGGTGCGGCTGTGGCAGCGGCTCTGTGCTGGGTTGGAGGACAGCTGGGTGCGTTGGCCTGGCGATCAACCGGCACATAA